A genome region from Manis pentadactyla isolate mManPen7 chromosome 5, mManPen7.hap1, whole genome shotgun sequence includes the following:
- the LOC130683885 gene encoding syntenin-2-like has product MSALPVQGTAVSQPSVLYPNLAELENYMGLSLSSQEVKQSLFQTPEGCRTVVSGPSPGMLVAPVSGNSLGARRAEIKPGVREIHLGKDERGKTGLRPRAIDQMAVCSQKPGTLMPL; this is encoded by the exons ATGTCCGCCCTGCCGGTCCAGGGCACGGCTGTCTCCCAGCCTTCAG TTTTATACCCAAACCTGGCAGAACTCGAAAATTATATGGGTCTTTCCCTCTCCAGCCAAGAAGTCAAGCAGAGCCTGTTTCAGACTCCAGAAGGCTGCCGT ACAGTGGTCTCGGGCCCCTCGCCGGGCATGCTGGTGGCGCCGGTGTCTGGGAACAGCCTGGGCGCGCGGCGTGCGGAGATCAAGCCTGGGGTGCGCGAGATCCACCTGGGCAAGGATGAGCGTGGGAAGACCGGGCTGCGGCCGCGGGCCATTGACCAG ATGGCTGTCTGTAGCCAGAAGCCAGGGACACTGATGCCTCTGTGA